GGCACTTGTTATTATCTCTTCGGGGTTTGGTGCCGATTCGTAACTTTGCACTCATGAGCCTCATAGGAAAGCCACTCAACCCCGAATCTCTCGCTGCCCGCAGCGCCCGCGATCACGTTCAGAATGAACTGCGAAAACTCGCCGTGCTCGCCGAAACCGTCCGGCTCGGCGGCGGCGAAAAGAACATCGCGAAGCAACACGAAAAGGGCAAGCTTACTGCGCGCGAGCGGATTGCGAAGCTGATCGATCCCGGAACGGAGCTGATCGAACTCGGGCTCTTTGCTGCTCATGGGATGTATGAAGAAGAAGGCGGCGACCGCACGTTTGGTGCTGCGCCCAGCGCGGGCGTCGTCGTTGGCTTGGGCCGCGTGAGTGGCCGGTTGGCGGTCATTGTCGCGAACGACGCGACGGTCAAGGCCGGCGCGTGGTTTCCGATGACAGGCAAGAAAAATCTTCGCGCCCAGGAAATCTCGCTCGAAAATCATCTGCCGATCATCTATCTCGTCGATAGCGCCGGGGTATACCTGCCGATGCAGGATGATATTTTTCCCGATAAAGAACACTTTGGCCGCATCTTCCGCAACAATGCAGTCATGTCCGCCACGGGCATCGTGCAGATTGCAGCGATCATGGGACCGTGCGTGGCGGGCGGCGCGTATCTGCCGATCATGTCGGACGAGGCGCTGATTGTCGAGGGCACTGGTCACGTATTCCTGGCCGGCAGTGCACTTGTCGAAGCCGCCATCGGCGAGCGGATCGATAATGAAGCATTGGGTGGCGCGCGTGTCCACTCCGAAATTTCCGGCGTCACCGATTACAAGATGCCGAACGACGATGCGTGCCTGGAAAAGATCCGGAGCCTGATGAGCAAGCTCGGCCCTATCGAGCGCCAACATTTCGACCGCATAGCGGCCCTGCAGCCGCGCTTCCCTGCCGATGATCTGCTGGCCGTTGTGCCGGCCGATCGCGCCAAACCATACGATATGTACGAAGTCATCGCACGCCTGGTCGATGGCTCCGAAATCGATGAGTATAAGGCGGACTTCGGCAAGACGATCATCACCGCGTATGCTCGTATCGATGGCTGGTCGGTCGGAATTGTCGCGAACCAACGATCGGTCGTGAAGAATGCCTTAGGCGAGATGCAGGTCGGCGGTGTGATCTACTCCGACTCTGCGGATAAAGCTGCGCGCTTCGTGATGAACTGCAACCAAAAGCACATCCCGCTCATCTTCCTGCAGGACGTGACCGGCTTCATGGTCGGCAGCCGCTCGGAGCACGCGGGCATCCTGCGCGATGGCGCGAAGATGGTGAGCGCGGTCGCGAATTCTGTCGTGCCGAAGTTTACATTCTTCGTTGGCAATTCCAACGGCGCCGGCAACTACGCCATGTGCGGCAAAGCGTACGATCCCAGACTGATCTTCTCCTGGCCGACATCGCAGATTGCCGTCATGGGTGGGCAGCAGGCCTCCAAGACGCTGCTTTCGATCAAGCTCGCCTCGCTCAAGAAAACCGGCGAGACGATCACGAAAGAGCTACAGCAAAAAATGCTGGATGACATCCAACGGAGCTACACCGAGCACACGAGCCCACTCTATGCCGCCGCGCGCCTCTGGACCGATGGGATTGTCGATCCGCGGGCCACTCGAGAGATCATCTCCACCGGCATCGAAGCCGCCAGCCATGTGCCAGAGATCGGGAAGTTCAATGTGGGGGTGATTCAGGTGTAACCATCGCAGCGATTTATTAGGATCTATAGATTTTATGGATTCTATGAAATGTGACCAGCTGAACAGCGCTCATCGAAAAGGGTCGTATTTTTGAAGTATGGAAACGAACTTGGACCTGATAGGAATCGGCGAATGTCTTGCCGAGTTGAATTCTGTTGATGAAGAGAGCGGCCGCGGCATGTATCAGCTCGGCTACTCCGGCGATGTGCTGAACTCTCTCTCGGCTGCGAAAGCGCTCGGTCTCACGACCGGACTCATTTCCGCGCTTGGCGACGATCCATTTACCGATGGACTCGTTGAAGTACTCCAGTCCGAAGATATCGATCTCTCGCATGCGCCAATTCTCGAGGGCAAAGCGAACGGCGCTTATTTTATTCATCGAGACGAAGGCGGCAATCCCCACTTCCACTTTTTACGGCGAGACTCGGCCGCGACCTATGCCTTCTCTGCGCAGCCGTTGGAGGATCTCATTCGCTATGCCTCGAGCGCACGCGCCGTGCTGTTCTCCTCCATTCCGGTTGCGGTGATGAAGGATCGGAACAGACTGATCGAACTCGTTCGAGAAACGCATGGTCATGCTAAGGTCTGCTTCGATCTCAATGTGCGGCCAAGTTTATGGGACAACCTCGATGCGTTGCGCGAACTGTTACCAGTGTTCGCACCGCATGTAGATGTCTTATTCGTCTCGGCTCAGGACGACGCCCTGCTCTTTAACCATCGCGAAGCGGCGGCCGCTGTCGATCACTACTGCAATATGGGATTTACGGAAGTCGCGTTTTGCCGCGGCGCGCAGAGCACGCTGGTCGGACTCCGGAATCCGGCGAAAATGGACTCGACGATTTTTGAGGTCCCCGTGCCTCGAGTCACCTCGGTCGTCGATGCCACCGGCGCTGGTGATGCCTTCAATGCCGGCTATATCGCCGCTATGCTGCGCGGACATCCGCCGTTTGAATGTGCCGCCATGGGAAATGCCACGGCCGCGTGCAGCCTCGAAGTTCGAGGCGGCCGCAGCACTGGAATTACCATCCAGCGTGTCGAGCGGCATTATCGCCCGCTCGTCAAGTGGGGGACGTTCAAGGGGCCGGCACTGGCAATGAGCCGTCGGGCGAATTAATGATGACTGTCGAATGATGAATGATGGAGAGCGGATGTTCTTCATCGGATAATCTATTTCATCATTTATTATCATTCAACATTCATCATTGCCCCAGATTCACCTAATCGGTAACGCGCATCTCGATCCGGCGTGGATGTGGCGCATGGAGGAAGGCCTTGCTGCATTCCGCGCAACGTGCCGGTCCGCTCTCGATCGCATCCGCGAGTTTCCGGGCTTTATCTTCACTTGCTCCAGTGCGGCGCATTTTGCCTTTGTCGAAGAGACCGACCCGGATCTCTTCGGTCGCATTCAACAAGCAGTCTGCGATGGCCGCTGGGCAATTGTCGGAGGCTGGTGGGTCGAGCCCGACTGCAATCTACCAAGTGGCGAGAGTTTTATTCGTCAGGCACTCCTGGGGCAAGAATATTTTCAGCGTCGGTTCGGGAAGATCGCAACCGTTGCCTACAACATCGATAGTTTCGGCCACAATGCCAACCTGCCGCAGTTGCTGCGAAAGGCAGGGCTTACGTCCTACGTCTTCATGCGACCCGGTGAGGAAGAAAAGCCACTCCCCGCTTCGCTCTTCCAATGGGAGGCGCCGAGCGGCGACCGCGTGACTGCCTACCGTCTTCCACTGCATTACTCAAATTACGAATTTTCGACAAGAGAGAAACTTCACCGACTCCCAGACTATCCGCTCTACACGCCGGAGCCACCCTGGATGATTTTCTTTGGTGTCGGTAATCATGGTGGAGGTCCGACGATCGCGGAGTTAGAGGATATTGCCGATTTGCGAAAAGAGCAACGAGGCATCGAGCTAAGCGAGCCCGAACGGTTCTTCGCAGCAATCGACTGCACGACGCTGCCCGTCGTTCATGATGAAATTCAACCGCATGCCATTGGCTGCTACAGCGCCCATAGCGAGATCAAGCAACTGCACCGCCGTACCGAGCATGCGCTGCTGACTGCGGAGCGCGCGCAGGTGTTGGGATTCCTCTTCGAGTACCTGCTAGGAAGTCAAGCATCGCTCATCATGCGCGAAGACCTTCGCCTTGATAAGACGGAGGATTCCCCCGCTTTTTCAAGGCGGGGGCAGGGGGTGGTTGAATTAGATCGTGCATGGAAGAATCTATGCTTCAATCAATTTCACGACTTGCTGGGTGGTGTGGCGATTCGCGAAGCGTGCGATGACTCGATTTCCATGTACCGCGAGGCTATTTCGGTCGCCGATCGGATTACCCGGGACAAACTTGGGAGTCTGATGGCTCGCATTGATATGAGCGCGCACATCGAAAATCTTGTTGTCTTCAATCTCAGCGCTCACCCTCGCAAAGAATTGATCGAATTCGAATGCTGGCTTCCGCATGAATCCGGACAGAAACCACTTCCAGAAGTGCGGTTGATTTCCCCAGATGGCAAAGCCGTGCCATCGCAAAGAATTGAGGCATCCGGAAAAATTGGTGACGATCGAATGAGGTATGCAGCCATCGTTTCGGTCCCGGCGTTTGGATGGAGCGTCTTTGGCATTGAACGCAGCAATTCGGTCAGTGTGACTGATGTGAGTGAAATAACACTTCCGGTTGAATATGCTCCGGCAGTGATCGTTCGTGATGAGTCTGATACGTGGGGACATGGAGCAACGTCCTTTACCGATTATGAAAGCGAATTTCGTATCGATGCGATCGAGACCATCGAGCATGGGCCGCTTCGAACTGGTTGCCGCATCAAGAGTAGTGGCGGTGCCTCCCGCATGGAAGAAGAAATCCTTTGGACGAAAGATGACCCCGCGATCGAGATTCGCGTTTTTCTCGATTGGCACGAGCGGCACCGGATTCTTAAGATCCGATTTCGTCATGGATGCGCTGATCCCGTTGCGAATTATGAGATTCCGTATGCGTGGGTTCAGCGGCCTACCGGACCACGTGAATGGCCGGGACAAATGTGGGTGTGCGTTACGGAGCGCGACGGTTCTCACGGTGTGGCGATTGTCACCGATTCGAAATACAGCTATTCGGTCGATAGCGAATTTATCTACATCATTGCCGCGCGAAGTCCGCTGTTCGCACATCATACACCGCCGCATGTGATGCACGAAGGCGAGCGCGAGCGGTACCAGGATCAGGGCGAACAGGAATTCCGATTGCTGCTAATCCCCTATGAAGGCAACTGGAGTGGAAGTCATATTGCGCGCTTTCAATCGCCTCTCATCGTCCAGACTGAATCCGGACATAACGGACAATTGCCAAGCACGTTTGCCGGCTTCAAGCGGGATAGCAGAGCGATACACGTTGGCGCACTGAAGAAAGCTCAGGATGACAATGGGATTATTCTCAGAGCCGTGGAGCAGGCCGGCGAGTCGAGCGAGGCCACATTCGAATTTCCCACGCTTGGTGCGCGATGGCGCACGTCATTTTCTCCATTCGAAATTAGGACATTCCTTGTGCGTGACGGCCACGCCACCGAAGTCGATTTTCTCGAGCGTCCTTTATGAGAGCAGTTATCGGCATTGATGTCGGCTCTTCCGCGATCAAGGGCACGCTGGTCGCCGAGGGTACTGTGCTGCACACCGACCGACTTCCAATTCCCGCGCGACTCCCGACCGCTCCCGAATTTTTCGAGCACGATCCACTCGCGATTCGTGATGCGGCGTTCGAGATTATCTCGAAGCTCGCAGGAAAGACCAGTGAACTCGGCTTATGCATCAGCGCATTAGCATTTACTGGTCAGATGCATGGCGGACTGGTCGTCGATCGGCGCCTTCGACCACTCACCAATTTCGTAACCTGGCAGGATAAACGCTGCACGGCGATGCTGCCAAAACTGGAGACGCAGTTTGGTGAAGATCCGACCGGTCTCAACGTTCGCAATGGATTTCTGCTGACGACGCTTGCGTGGTGGAATCGGCACGGAGCACTGCCGAACGGCTCCGCATACGTTCTCGGCATCTACGATTGGCTCACAAGCTTGCTCGCCGGCCACGCCGTTACCGATATCACCAGTGCAGCGGCGTGGGCAATGTTCGACCCCATACGGAAGGAATGGCGACATGCTGTGTTCGATAGCTTCGGTATTCCGCAATCGCTCCTACCGGATGTCTTCGAGCCGGGAGCATGGGTCGGACAGGTCGAACAATCGCTTGCCAACGTACTCGGCCTGCCACTTGATACAGCAGTCCATGCCAGCATCGGGGACACGCAAGCAGCCTATCTGGGAGCAGGATGTACGAGCACGGACCTTCTGCTTAACTTCGGAACTGGCTCACAGAGCATGTGGGAGACCACCACTCCCCTCGCCAGCCGAGGGACGGACATTCGATACTTGATGCGGGATCGATTTCTCGTGACAGTACCAACTCTCGCCGGCGGCGAGGCCTACCGCACGATGGCATTGTTCATTCAAGATGTTCTTTCCGAATTCGAACCTCCGTCAGGCCCGTCTGAAAGGTTGGGCCGATCTGACCTGTCGAAGATCTTCGCTCTCATGGACCGGCTTGCCTGTGGCACTTCCTCCCACGGCATTCATTTCGATCCGATCTTTGCCGGTAGCAAGTTTCGGCCGGAGGGCGAGCGGGCTTCGATCGTCGGGCTAACGAGAGAGAATTTTCTCCTTGCACCACTGTTGCGAGCACTCGTCGAAGGAATGATCGAAGAGATTGCCGCGCCATATTTCGAACGGGAAAGCCGTATGCGACACCAGCGGCTGATCGGCGCCGGCAGTGGTATGCGGAGCAATCAATCGCTCCGGGAGGCCGCAGAACAGCGATTCGGCCTGCCCATTTCAGTCTCCCGGGTTACCGAAGAAGCCGCGCTCGGCGCGGCAATGCTTTGCGGCTGAAGCCCGAACTGAGACGTCGAGCCGGAATGAATCGTATATTTGTACTCCAATTCAGGTGTCCAAGTGCCCCGCGCAACCTTTTCCGGGTTCGTGTGTACTTGGCTCGTGCGCCACGGAGGGTTTCCGGAGCGCATCGGAACTCTCGATTGTTTTCCGAGAATCCGAACACGGGCGGGAGACTGTGAGATCATTAATGACCTCACTCCTCGCCCGCCACATCATCCAGGTTTAGAAATCATGAAGCAGAATTCCCGCCGTCCGCTGGCCAAAACACTGTTCTTCGCTCCCGCTCTGTGCTTGCTGATCATGGCGGGCTGTCAGGCCGGGACCGTGGACGTCCAACCACAAGAATTTGCCAATATCCGGGTCATGAACTTCGCGCCGTGGCCTGCCTCATCGATGGATGTGTATTGGTGGCAATATGGCGAAAACCACCCTGCTTTGCCGCAAAGCCAGAACCTCCGATATGGTGGTGGGGCTGTCTATACCACAGGAATTCTTGCGTCCACGTCCGGAACAGTCTATCATTATGACGTCACGCCAGCGACACATCCCGAAAAACACGATATTCCGGGAGATCCGACAATGACGATCGTCGGCGGCAAAAAGTATACGCTCATGATCACGACGGTCAACGGAAATTTCACAACCCGTCTAATTCCGGACCGTGTCGTGTCCGGTACGTTCGATTCTTCGAAAGCTTATGTCCGCTTTATCAACATGCAGCCCGGTACGCCGAATCTGTCCATGCGCGTCAACGATCCGAGCTTTGGCGATGTAATCGATATGGTCAACGGCTCCCATGGTGTTGCCTTTAATGCCAATTCGGACTATGTGCCGCTCAAGACCGTACTCGACACAAGCTTCTCGTTTTACGTGATTCAGACCGGAAACGCAACTGCCGGAGTGCTCGCGCGCCTGACCGACCAGACCTTTACCGGTGGCAATTTTTATACACTGATATATGCCGGCGATCCCGCGCGGCTCCCAACCGATACGGCAACGACCGACACGGCACAGGCTCCTCTGGATAACT
This genomic window from Bacteroidota bacterium contains:
- a CDS encoding glycoside hydrolase family 38 C-terminal domain-containing protein, which gives rise to MPQIHLIGNAHLDPAWMWRMEEGLAAFRATCRSALDRIREFPGFIFTCSSAAHFAFVEETDPDLFGRIQQAVCDGRWAIVGGWWVEPDCNLPSGESFIRQALLGQEYFQRRFGKIATVAYNIDSFGHNANLPQLLRKAGLTSYVFMRPGEEEKPLPASLFQWEAPSGDRVTAYRLPLHYSNYEFSTREKLHRLPDYPLYTPEPPWMIFFGVGNHGGGPTIAELEDIADLRKEQRGIELSEPERFFAAIDCTTLPVVHDEIQPHAIGCYSAHSEIKQLHRRTEHALLTAERAQVLGFLFEYLLGSQASLIMREDLRLDKTEDSPAFSRRGQGVVELDRAWKNLCFNQFHDLLGGVAIREACDDSISMYREAISVADRITRDKLGSLMARIDMSAHIENLVVFNLSAHPRKELIEFECWLPHESGQKPLPEVRLISPDGKAVPSQRIEASGKIGDDRMRYAAIVSVPAFGWSVFGIERSNSVSVTDVSEITLPVEYAPAVIVRDESDTWGHGATSFTDYESEFRIDAIETIEHGPLRTGCRIKSSGGASRMEEEILWTKDDPAIEIRVFLDWHERHRILKIRFRHGCADPVANYEIPYAWVQRPTGPREWPGQMWVCVTERDGSHGVAIVTDSKYSYSVDSEFIYIIAARSPLFAHHTPPHVMHEGERERYQDQGEQEFRLLLIPYEGNWSGSHIARFQSPLIVQTESGHNGQLPSTFAGFKRDSRAIHVGALKKAQDDNGIILRAVEQAGESSEATFEFPTLGARWRTSFSPFEIRTFLVRDGHATEVDFLERPL
- a CDS encoding acyl-CoA carboxylase subunit beta — translated: MSLIGKPLNPESLAARSARDHVQNELRKLAVLAETVRLGGGEKNIAKQHEKGKLTARERIAKLIDPGTELIELGLFAAHGMYEEEGGDRTFGAAPSAGVVVGLGRVSGRLAVIVANDATVKAGAWFPMTGKKNLRAQEISLENHLPIIYLVDSAGVYLPMQDDIFPDKEHFGRIFRNNAVMSATGIVQIAAIMGPCVAGGAYLPIMSDEALIVEGTGHVFLAGSALVEAAIGERIDNEALGGARVHSEISGVTDYKMPNDDACLEKIRSLMSKLGPIERQHFDRIAALQPRFPADDLLAVVPADRAKPYDMYEVIARLVDGSEIDEYKADFGKTIITAYARIDGWSVGIVANQRSVVKNALGEMQVGGVIYSDSADKAARFVMNCNQKHIPLIFLQDVTGFMVGSRSEHAGILRDGAKMVSAVANSVVPKFTFFVGNSNGAGNYAMCGKAYDPRLIFSWPTSQIAVMGGQQASKTLLSIKLASLKKTGETITKELQQKMLDDIQRSYTEHTSPLYAAARLWTDGIVDPRATREIISTGIEAASHVPEIGKFNVGVIQV
- a CDS encoding sugar kinase — translated: METNLDLIGIGECLAELNSVDEESGRGMYQLGYSGDVLNSLSAAKALGLTTGLISALGDDPFTDGLVEVLQSEDIDLSHAPILEGKANGAYFIHRDEGGNPHFHFLRRDSAATYAFSAQPLEDLIRYASSARAVLFSSIPVAVMKDRNRLIELVRETHGHAKVCFDLNVRPSLWDNLDALRELLPVFAPHVDVLFVSAQDDALLFNHREAAAAVDHYCNMGFTEVAFCRGAQSTLVGLRNPAKMDSTIFEVPVPRVTSVVDATGAGDAFNAGYIAAMLRGHPPFECAAMGNATAACSLEVRGGRSTGITIQRVERHYRPLVKWGTFKGPALAMSRRAN
- a CDS encoding FGGY family carbohydrate kinase; this encodes MRAVIGIDVGSSAIKGTLVAEGTVLHTDRLPIPARLPTAPEFFEHDPLAIRDAAFEIISKLAGKTSELGLCISALAFTGQMHGGLVVDRRLRPLTNFVTWQDKRCTAMLPKLETQFGEDPTGLNVRNGFLLTTLAWWNRHGALPNGSAYVLGIYDWLTSLLAGHAVTDITSAAAWAMFDPIRKEWRHAVFDSFGIPQSLLPDVFEPGAWVGQVEQSLANVLGLPLDTAVHASIGDTQAAYLGAGCTSTDLLLNFGTGSQSMWETTTPLASRGTDIRYLMRDRFLVTVPTLAGGEAYRTMALFIQDVLSEFEPPSGPSERLGRSDLSKIFALMDRLACGTSSHGIHFDPIFAGSKFRPEGERASIVGLTRENFLLAPLLRALVEGMIEEIAAPYFERESRMRHQRLIGAGSGMRSNQSLREAAEQRFGLPISVSRVTEEAALGAAMLCG